One Helianthus annuus cultivar XRQ/B chromosome 12, HanXRQr2.0-SUNRISE, whole genome shotgun sequence genomic region harbors:
- the LOC110895215 gene encoding C2 domain-containing protein At1g53590, producing the protein MDITEVSIIHHVGIVLLVIWLISSFSSCHPLVYFISLIYLYLVHENFAERFRRKVRFEERRQANQKRVLSDSESVRWLNHLIENIWPICMENIVSQKMLLPILPWFLEKYKPWTVKEAMVQKLYMGRSPPMITEMRVCHKSTGDDHLVLELGLNFKTADDMSAILAVKLTKRLGFGMWAKMHLTGMHVEGKVLVGIKFLPKWPFLGRLRVCFVEPPYFQMTVKPIFSRGLDVTEVPGIAGWLDKLLTVALEETLVEPNMLVVDVEKFVSPEPETWFSVDVKEPVGHALVEIVEGSDMKPSDMNGLADPYIKGQLGTFRFKTKTQKKTLSPKWYEEFKIPIASWDSPNLLEIGVRDKDHLYDDTLGDCCVKINDIRDGERHDMWLPLQNIKMGRLHLAVKVIEAEVKVFEQHYDDNASKSEFKKEDVADKSPENSKKVSADHFEPIDVEGQRETGIWIHHPGADVAQVWEPRKGKNRVRKDGDSVTSRVRSERPQNDSSSTDESLEGSKPKSRNMVKRGLHKVGSLFHKSPRPDNDKDKSGSLKRTVDGDCHSPHENVTAVNKKGIAVKLVMEDNPLSPSPEPMVPVNLTGEVNVNDPDSFRMNGVDSNAVDKADVDDSRTGQDPSLQFTGDQVISSRSPK; encoded by the exons gttcatgagaattTTGCAGAAAGATTCAGGAGGAAGGTGAGATTTGAAGAAAGAAGACAAGCCAATCAAAAAAGG GTGTTATCGGATTCTGAATCGGTACGGTGGTTGAACCATTTGATAGAAAATATTTGGCCTATATGTATGGAAAATATTGTCTCACAGAAAATGCTCCTCCCGATTTTACCTTGGTTCTTAGAGAAGTATAAACCGTGGACCGTG AAAGAAGCTATGGTTCAGAAATTATATATGGGAAGATCACCGCCTATGATTACGGAAATGAGGGTTTGTCATAAATCCACGGGCGATGATCATTTG GTTTTGGAACTGGGATTAAATTTTAAAACAGCTGATGACATGAGTGCAATATTAGCTGTGAAACTTACAAAAAGATTGGGTTTCGGTATGTGGGCTAAAATGCATTTGACAGGAATGCATGTTGAAGGAAAG GTACTGGTAGGAATAAAGTTTCTCCCAAAATGGCCATTTCTCGGACGTTTGAGGGTGTGTTTTGTTGAACCACCCTACTTTCAGATGACCGTAAAACCGATATTTTCTCGTGGTCTTGATGTTACCGAAGTTCCCGGGATTGCAGGATGGTTG GATAAGCTTCTGACAGTTGCGTTGGAGGAGACACTAGTTGAG CCTAATATGTTGGTGGTGGATGTCGAGAAATTTGTTTCACCAGAACCAG AAACATGGTTTTCGGTTGATGTGAAAGAACCAGTTGGTCACGCCTTAGTGGAAATCGTGGAAGGATCAGATATGAAACCATCCGACATGAACG GGTTGGCTGATCCTTACATAAAAGGACAGCTTGGTACGTTTCGGTTTAAGACCAAGACACAGAAGAAAACATTATCTCCAAAATGGTATGAAGAGTTCAAGATTCCGATTGCATCATGGGATTCACCTAATCTTCTTGAAATCGGAGTCCGTGATAAAGATCACCTTTACGACGACACCCTTGG TGATTGCTGCGTAAAGATTAATGATATTAGAGACGGTGAGAGACACGACATGTGGTTGCCTCTTCAGAACATTAAAATGGGAAGACTGCATCTTGCGGTTAAAGTTATCGAAGCCGAAGTAAAGGTATTTGAACAACATTACGATGACAACGCATCAAAGAGTGAGTTCAAGAAAGAAGACGTTGCGGATAAATCGCCTGAAAATTCTAAAAAAGTTTCGGCTGATCATTTTGAACCGATTGACGTCGAAGGGCAAAGAGAAACCGGCATATGGATTCACCACCCAGGTGCGGATGTAGCGCAAGTTTGGGAGCCGAGAAAAGGGAAGAACAGGGTGCGTAAAGATGGTGATTCGGTGACTAGTAGAGTCAGGTCTGAACGACCGCAAAATGATTCAAGCAGCACAGACGAAAGTCTAGAGGGTAGCAAACCGAAATCAAGAAACATGGTTAAGAGGGGGCTCCATAAGGTTGGGTCACTGTTTCATAAAAGCCCGAGACCCGATAACGATAAAGATAAATCAGGAAGTCTTAAGAGAACTGTTGACGGAGATTGCCATTCTCCACATGAAAACGTTACAGCTGTTAACAAGAAGGGGATTGCGGTGAAGTTGGTAATGGAAGATAACCCTCTATCACCGAGTCCAGAGCCTATGGTTCCTGTGAACTTAACCGGTGAAGTCAATGTAAATGATCCAGACAGCTTTAGAATGAACGGTGTGGATTCAAATGCAGTAGATAAAGCCGACGTAGATGATTCCAGAACGGGTCAGGACCCGTCTTTACAGTTCACTGGGGATCAAGTAATATCTTCTCGTTCACCTAAATAA